Proteins found in one Paenibacillus wynnii genomic segment:
- a CDS encoding MFS transporter: MKEYPHSSYSDQNWLRAFMFTIFGTSVLAVSYFPLFYRHLGFSNSQVGLLYSLGPLISILSNLFWSMISDRLGTIKKIMMILLGGQLISVLLLSKATEFTSVMLILSFFYFFYYPVFPLADTMAIKTAQKHGRNFISIRVFGSLGYAFFALTIGYILRALGTSWSMTLCLIIIITALIITWWLQDVKKITPDTPNKRNANSQVPKPKENGLREILFQKEVLWFFSCVFVLALGHRMNEAFLTVSLKEMGAGDELIGWALLTSALSEIPVFFALSKYGDRFKELPLLAFASLMYAVRFILMSWADHPGSVIAIQAMHSVTFGIYYVTAVRYISRIIPDHLRATGLAIFTVVWSSAAGLLSGTFGGIIFEESGRSFFYTVAMIFSLAACAGFLGKHALDSGIHPTIQHTPLETDETSQPPKITL; the protein is encoded by the coding sequence ATGAAAGAGTATCCCCACAGCAGTTATAGTGATCAGAACTGGCTTCGTGCGTTTATGTTCACCATTTTTGGCACCAGTGTTCTAGCGGTCTCCTATTTCCCGCTTTTTTACAGACATCTGGGCTTCAGCAATTCTCAGGTAGGTCTATTGTATTCCTTAGGACCGCTAATTTCCATTCTCTCTAATCTATTTTGGAGTATGATAAGTGATCGGCTGGGTACAATCAAGAAAATTATGATGATTTTATTAGGCGGACAATTGATTTCGGTACTCCTATTATCGAAAGCTACCGAGTTTACATCAGTTATGCTTATATTGTCCTTTTTCTATTTCTTCTATTACCCAGTTTTCCCCCTCGCAGATACAATGGCTATTAAAACCGCACAGAAACATGGCCGCAACTTCATATCTATACGGGTGTTCGGTTCGCTCGGCTATGCGTTCTTTGCTTTAACCATTGGCTATATTCTTAGAGCCTTAGGAACTTCCTGGAGCATGACATTATGTCTCATCATAATTATAACGGCTCTCATCATTACATGGTGGTTGCAGGATGTTAAGAAAATTACCCCTGACACTCCTAATAAAAGAAATGCAAATTCTCAGGTTCCAAAGCCCAAAGAAAACGGGCTGCGGGAGATTCTTTTTCAGAAAGAGGTACTGTGGTTTTTTAGCTGCGTCTTTGTTCTGGCTTTAGGCCACCGCATGAACGAAGCTTTTTTAACTGTCAGCCTTAAGGAGATGGGCGCAGGAGACGAACTCATTGGATGGGCATTGCTTACATCCGCACTCAGTGAGATTCCAGTATTCTTCGCACTTAGTAAGTACGGTGATAGATTTAAAGAATTGCCACTGCTTGCATTTGCCAGCCTTATGTATGCAGTACGCTTCATTCTTATGTCCTGGGCGGATCATCCAGGCTCAGTGATTGCCATTCAAGCTATGCACAGCGTGACCTTTGGAATTTATTATGTGACCGCGGTTCGCTACATTTCTCGGATCATTCCAGACCACTTACGCGCTACAGGTCTTGCTATTTTCACTGTTGTATGGTCAAGCGCTGCAGGTCTGCTAAGCGGTACCTTCGGAGGGATCATATTTGAAGAATCCGGAAGATCCTTCTTCTACACCGTAGCCATGATTTTTTCACTTGCTGCTTGTGCTGGATTTCTTGGCAAACATGCATTGGATTCAGGTATTCATCCGACTATACAGCATACCCCTCTCGAAACAGATGAGACTTCTCAGCCTCCAAAAATTACGTTATAA